The Veillonellaceae bacterium genome includes the window CTTAAAATTTTTTGTACGTTGAAAACATTATTGAAAGGGTGTTAATACAGTGACATGGACGCAAGTTTATGATCCAATGAATAACCTCGCGCTATCAGCGTTTTTAGCCGCAATACCTATTATTATCATATTCTATTTGTTGGCTATACGTAAGACGCCTGGCCAAATCGCAGGTGCGGTTGCAATGGTAGCAGCAGTTGCAGTAGCAATTTTTGCTTACGGAATGCCTGCTTCTACTGCGCTTACTGCAACAGCGATGGGTGCGCTTTACGGTGTATTCCCTATCTTCTGGATAGTTATCACAGCAATCTTTATTTACAACATGACAGTTGAAACCGGTCAATTCGAAATTGTTAAGAACTCGATTGCAACAATTACCGATGACCGCCGTCTGCAAGCTCTGTTAGTTGCCTTCTCCTTCGGTGCTTTCCTTGAAGGTGCTGCTGGTTTCGGTACTCCGGTTGCAATTTCAGCCGGTATGCTTGTTGGTCTTGGTTTTAATCCGCTCTACGCTGCAGGTCTTTGCTTGATTGCAAACACTGCGCCGGTTGCGTTCGGTGGTATTGGTATTCCAATTATCGTTGCCGGTCAGGTCAGTGGCGTTGAAACTATGAAGATTTCCCAAATGGTTGGTCGTCAGTTGCCATTCTTATCCGTAATCATCCCTATCTGGTTGGTTGTACTGATGGCTGGTTGGAAATCCGCAATGGAAGTACTTCCTGCATGTCTGGTTGCCGGTGTAGCTTTCGCTGGCCTTCAATGGTGGTCTTCTAACTTCCTTGGACCAGAACTTCCCGACATTCTGTCTTCATTGGCAGCAATTATTTCTCTTACACTGTTCCTCAAAGTTTGGAAACCTGTTAAAGTATGGCGCTTTGAAAACGAACCGAAAGTTAATGCTGCGGCAACCCTGCCGACTTACACTTCCGGACAAATCTTCAAAGCATGGTCTCCGTTCATTATCCTTACAGTATTCGTAATCCTTTGGGGTCTTAAGCCTGTGGCAGCAGTGCTTGACTCTGCAACAATTAAATGGTTTGTACCTGGTCTTCACAAAGTTGTAACTCAAGTAGCTCCGATTGCTAAGGAGCCTGTCCAAATGGCTGCTCTTTTCAAAATTAACTGGCTGAGCGCTGCAGGTACTGCATTATTATTCTCAAGCATCGTGTCTGCACTGATTCTTGGCGTTGGCCCTTCAAGATACCTTAGCATTTTTGGCAAAACCTTTATGCAATTGAG containing:
- a CDS encoding lactate permease LctP family transporter; protein product: MTWTQVYDPMNNLALSAFLAAIPIIIIFYLLAIRKTPGQIAGAVAMVAAVAVAIFAYGMPASTALTATAMGALYGVFPIFWIVITAIFIYNMTVETGQFEIVKNSIATITDDRRLQALLVAFSFGAFLEGAAGFGTPVAISAGMLVGLGFNPLYAAGLCLIANTAPVAFGGIGIPIIVAGQVSGVETMKISQMVGRQLPFLSVIIPIWLVVLMAGWKSAMEVLPACLVAGVAFAGLQWWSSNFLGPELPDILSSLAAIISLTLFLKVWKPVKVWRFENEPKVNAAATLPTYTSGQIFKAWSPFIILTVFVILWGLKPVAAVLDSATIKWFVPGLHKVVTQVAPIAKEPVQMAALFKINWLSAAGTALLFSSIVSALILGVGPSRYLSIFGKTFMQLRKPLITIPCVLGLAYVMNYSGMSATLGLLLAGTGSYFPFFAPLLGWVGVFLTGSDTSANALFGNLQAVTAEQVGVDPVLTVAANSSGGVTGKMISPQSIAVATAATGLVGKEGELFSFTVMHSFILALAVCLMTYAQAYVLNWMIP